GAATTGACCCCACGGGGATGCGGAAATACtaaaaattttgtgtttttcttacAGGGCGATCGAAAGTATATGGAGGATGTTTTCAGTGTTGCTTATCAACATACCAAAGAGGGCCAAGATCTGGAGTATGCTTATTTCGGTATATTCGATGGTCATGGGGGCAAACATGCTGCAATTTTTGCCAAAGAACACTTGATGGATAACATTGTGAGCAATCCCTACTTTTGGTCTGAAAATGATGAAGATGTGCTCAAGGCTATTAAAGAGGGCTTCCTAACTACGCATCAAGCAATGTTTAAAGTTTTAGGTAATTCAGTCTGTGGTTGTTTCTCACTGATCTTCGAACTTCAAGTGTTTATTACAATCATATAGATACATGGCCCAAGACCATGTCAGGGCTACCCAGTACATCAGGAACCACAGCTAGTATAGCTTTCATCAGAAGAGGCAAAATTTTTACTGGTCATGTTGGAGATTCAGGAATTGTTCTTGGGTATCAGGTAGGATGCACACTTTCCGGTGGTTGCAAAAACACTTTAACTTTtgtaaaaacttattttaGGATCCAGATTCAAACGTGTGGCTTGCCCGACCCCTTACTCAAGATCACAAACCAGAATCAGCAATGGAAATTGGAAGAATACAAGAAGCAGGAGGCAAAGTGGTTTGGAAAGCAGGAGTTCCAAGAGTTGTTTGGAATAGACCAAAAATTGGTCACCAAGGACCAGTTCTTAGATCCACACACATAGATGAAATCCCCTTTCTAGCTGTGGCCCGCTCGCTAGGTAAGCGTTTAACCAGAGCGTGTCATCGTCGTTTACATTGTCTTTCAACTTTAAAAAACGTCGTTCTTATTAGGTGATTTATGGAGCTTCAACTCGGCGTCAAATCAGTTTGTTGTCTCACCTGAACCAGACGTTAACACAATGACTATTGATGTTTCTCGACATCGTTGTCTTATTCTTGGTACTGATGGCCTCTGGAACATGATTCCGCCGCAAAGGGCGGTAGAAGTGGTTCAGCACATTGACAGGCAAAACAAAATGCATGCCACTCCCGAACAACCATTGGTAAGAGATAAGTGTGAAATTCAAATAGAAATAGTActcatagttttttaaatagccGTGGACGAACCCATCCAAACGACTAGTCAATACGGCTCTAGACTACTGGATGATGAATAAGTTACGTGCAGATAACTGTACGGCAGTGACAGCATTGCTTGATCCACCCGGTCCACCTCTGACAGGCCTTCTAATGCCTGTGCGCAAACCGGAAGATGTTGCCACAGACTCCGCGCCTACCTTACCCACTTCAGACAAGGGTATTGAATCGTCGAAAGAGCGCGTTCAAACACCCGAACACAATCCATCTGAATTAGCCGCCCTTTTGTCTGCACCTGTTGTGAGTGATGTTACACCAGTCCCGCCAGTTTTACTGGAAACAAGTCTACCGCTGGACACAACTCCTACGCAAGTAGCTACACCTCTTCGGGTACTGCGCAACCGGATACCCCCATCAGACAGCTTAGAAAATCTGGACAACAAGTTTAGTTGTAAGAAAGCGATACCAGCTTCAACGTCGTCCGCACCGCCGTTGGGCTCTCAGTTAGTTGGCATTCGTAAAAAGATGGTTACTGTGGAGCCTGCTTGTCTATCACGAAAAAGACCGATGACCCGATCTCGCCTTGATGTGGCTAGTGAAGAAAGAAATGCCAGTGACACAGAGAATCACATCAACAGCAGTACTAATAATAGTGCAAGTAGTACTAGTAGTAGTAGTAAACGAAGTCGCAAGTCACTCCCGGTTGCAAGTTTGTCTCCAAGAAGTCACCGAATTCTTCGATCTGGCACCTCACCTCAAGTTGCGCGTTCATTACGTTCCCAAGATCCCTTAAACCTCCGATTCGGCCCGACTAGCACTCCCATCCACTTAAGAAGGAAGCGTTCCAGGTCTTTCACTCCCACAAAGAGAAGAAAGTAGAGGGAAAAGTTTTTTCGGGGAAGAAATTGAGAAACACACAAAAGCCGCTGCACATTTCGCTTTGTACAGAGCGCTGTCGCcagttttatttcttttatttcgtcGCTCGTCTTTTAGTTTAAACCAAATCAATTTGATGGGCTCGTTGCTAAAACTGCTCGCCAGATGGGATACGTTGTTACTCCatataccttttttttttatttcctttttacaaaaaatgatCGACATTTGATGCCAATAAAATGTTTGCTGTTCTTGTAAggatttttttgctttttcaatCCTTTCAGAACCaaacagcaaacaaacaaaaataatcatGATGCAGCTGCGATTTCCTTGCATTTGTTTTCGCAACCAATGGACGCATTTTAGGTCGCGCACATCATTAACTATCCACACAGGAAATGGTCGTACAGGATCCTgtaaacaagaaagaaaaatattacgTAAGAACAATTTATTGTAATAGTGTGTGGTTTCAGTGTGTTTGGGGGCATATTTTTCATAACCAAATTTGGATTTTCGGGAAATGATCGCGGCGCGATCCAGTATACCAGGGTTGTCCAATGTCCATCATTTCAACTTtgtccccttttttttctggtgtTGCATTGATTCGACTTTTTTATGTCCTTGTCGCtgactttttttgttttcttcatcctcTGTTCATTCATGGTAATACAAAATAGATATCGTTGCCCAACGTAGTATTTCCGGTATTTTGTCTGtcttattttgttgttttgtttgtttgtttatatttttttagggAGGGAGGGAGAAAATTGACGCGGAAGTAATGTAAAAATGAACTCCCGCatctaaacaaaaaagaaacgacgaATGGCTTCCCCGAACTAGAACACATGTAACCGTGTCAGCTGCTCGTAAAACACGTCAAACAAGAGCATCCCCAAATCATCGTGTTTATCTTTGAAGGATAAGAAAggatattcttttttttttctctctctctctttctctcccttgGCCCGAAACAAAAGCTATGCCACAGCGACAGATGTTGATGATGAGGTTGGTCACCTCCTCCTCTAGAAATTATTTGGTCGGCTCCTAATAAAATACCGTATGTAGATATAGTGAATGTGCCTATGTCAGTGGATATATAGCAGCAGTTTGACCAATTGTCTTCGCGGCTAACAAGTCCACTGATGAAACTATTCAAAGGAGGGCAAGCTTTCCCAATGAAGCAACCAAACGGCCTACTTCATTCAGTAAGCGCAGCGCTGGGCGATTAAGGCGAGAACGTAAATCACAGTGGATGTTAATTTTACattatcttaaaaaaaaaaacgtgtatatttactaaatatgtaCAGTAcgggaagagagagagagagagagagcggaCGAATAAACGCGACATATGGTTATCTTTTACCCACTACACGACAGCAAGTATTGCAAAATGGGGTGGagagacgaaaaagaaaaacgggttAGGAGGTCCACCCGCAAGTGAACTGACACTGACCAGATAGTAAAACATAAACGAGCTACTCCTGCTGATGTGGTTGTCGATATGAGCGCTGATTGAGGATGGGTGAATTATATacgtatgtatatatatatacacgcagaaaatgaaaaaaaaagctttccCATTCGACGTCCCTAAAAATAAGCCAACCATATTGATTACTGGTTATTAGTCCCAACTCCTAGTAACTTTGATTATCATTCTAGCATTTTCTAAAGCGTCGTGGCAGCAGATGGAATCCTATGCAACACCTAAGGCAGATTTGGTGTCGTAATCATCCGGGGGGGGGATTTTCGTGATTGAGGTGTTCAGAGGTTCGCAACACATGGGACCTATTATGTGCCGAAAGCGCGATGATGGATTGGATGAGCATGCTGAGGTGTTAGACCACTGTCCTACCCACCCCCCTCCaagtcttttcattttttaaagaaggaaaTATAAAACTGCGAAGGTTCTTAACATTTTATTTGACCTAACTGACTGTGTAAAAAAGcgtgaaaaaattaaataccaCACGAAAATTCGCGGTtaaaatagataaaaataataataatgccAACGATACGATATAGATCCTATACAGATTTGATAGCTATAAGGTACCGGAATAAACGCGTTTGGCTATTTGACCAGTGGCCATGTATCGTTACACTTGGCGTGATGTATGACGGCGCCGCAGAGAGGAGGAATGAGcgagaaaaaatcaaaaccagGCCAGAGCTCATAGCACTTGGATCATTCACCGAGCAACAAGACTCTTTGTGTCTATCTCACATCTGCCACCAAAACGCGTATTTTCTCGTCTTCTTTTTAtaacttgaaaagaaaaaaagaaaaagaaggtaaACCAACCTTGGTTTTGCTGCTGGTAATTAGTCGTATGCGGAGTATAGCAA
This genomic stretch from Daphnia magna isolate NIES linkage group LG10, ASM2063170v1.1, whole genome shotgun sequence harbors:
- the LOC116934450 gene encoding protein phosphatase 1E; its protein translation is MAPSIGVNLRVTGHCDQGDRKYMEDVFSVAYQHTKEGQDLEYAYFGIFDGHGGKHAAIFAKEHLMDNIVSNPYFWSENDEDVLKAIKEGFLTTHQAMFKVLDTWPKTMSGLPSTSGTTASIAFIRRGKIFTGHVGDSGIVLGYQDPDSNVWLARPLTQDHKPESAMEIGRIQEAGGKVVWKAGVPRVVWNRPKIGHQGPVLRSTHIDEIPFLAVARSLGDLWSFNSASNQFVVSPEPDVNTMTIDVSRHRCLILGTDGLWNMIPPQRAVEVVQHIDRQNKMHATPEQPLPWTNPSKRLVNTALDYWMMNKLRADNCTAVTALLDPPGPPLTGLLMPVRKPEDVATDSAPTLPTSDKGIESSKERVQTPEHNPSELAALLSAPVVSDVTPVPPVLLETSLPLDTTPTQVATPLRVLRNRIPPSDSLENLDNKFSCKKAIPASTSSAPPLGSQLVGIRKKMVTVEPACLSRKRPMTRSRLDVASEERNASDTENHINSSTNNSASSTSSSSKRSRKSLPVASLSPRSHRILRSGTSPQVARSLRSQDPLNLRFGPTSTPIHLRRKRSRSFTPTKRRK